From Spea bombifrons isolate aSpeBom1 chromosome 6, aSpeBom1.2.pri, whole genome shotgun sequence, a single genomic window includes:
- the ARHGEF3 gene encoding rho guanine nucleotide exchange factor 3 isoform X2: MVWFCCFLHHKRKRKQSSQERDDTISVCSLDTGDEPSTKRVKPLSRVTSLANLIPPVRATPLKRFSQSLQRSISFRSDSRPELFTPRPWARNAPPAITKRRDSKLWSETFDVCVNQVLTSKEIKRQEAIFELSQGEEDLIEDLKLAKKAYHDPMLKLSIMTEQELTQIFGTLDSLIPLHEDLLRRLREVRKPDGSTEHVGHVLVEWLPCLNSYDSYCSNQVAAKALLDHKKQDHRVQDFLQRCLESPFSRKLDLWNFLDIPRSRLVKYHLLLKEILRHTPNDHPDQQHLEEAINIIQGIVTEINVKTGESECHYYKERLIYSDECQRDPLIDNSRALCCHGELKNNRGAKFHVFLFQDVLAITRTITQNEKPYYQLYRQPIPVRDLVVEDLQDGEVRLAGSLRGAFSNNERIKNFFRVGFKNNVHSQSYSLQANDSFNKQQWLNCIRQAKESVLCSGGDEMLTSEGHYLISPGVNRNSQPPTRFEQMEQSDSISDCSMDTGEVGMDCEHMEQTDSNADSRHVESDV, from the exons GAACCTAGTACTAAGCGGGTTAAACCACTGTCCAGAGTCACATCACTTGCCAACCTTATACCACCGGTGAGGGCAACACCCCTAAAACGCTTCAGCCAATCACTGCAG CGCTCCATAAGTTTCAGGAGTGATAGCCGGCCTGAATTGTTTACCCCTCGACCATGGGCAAGAAATGCCCCCCCTGCCATCACAAAACGAAGAGACAGCAAGTTATGGAGCGAGACCTTCGATGTTTGTGTCAACCAGGTCCTCACGTCTAAAGAAATCAAACGCCAGGAG GCTATTTTCGAGCTATCACAAGGAGAGGAAGATTTAATAGAAGATTTGAAGTTGGCAAAAAAG GCATACCATGACCCCATGCTGAAACTCTCAATAATGACAGAGCAGGAATTAACCCAAATATTCGGGACCTTGGACTCCCTTATCCCGCTGCATGAAG ATCTCCTTCGAAGGCTCCGTGAAGTCAGGAAACCTGACGGATCCACAGAGCATGTCGGCCACGTCTTAGTGGAATGG CTGCCCTGTTTAAACTCATATGACAGTTACTGCAGTAATCAGGTGGCAGCAAAAGCCCTTCTGGATCACAAGAAGCAGGACCACCGGGTGCAGGATTTCCTCCAGCGGTGCCTCGAGTCACCTTTTAGCCGCAAACTAGACCTATGGAATTTCCTTGACATCCCAAGAAGTAGACTTGTAAAGTATCATTTACTACTGAAAGAGATCCTGCGGCATACCCCCAACGATCACCCGGACCAACAGCATCTCGAAGAAGCT ATTAATATCATTCAAGGGATTGTGACAGAAATTAATGTAAAAACCGGGGAGTCCGAATGTCATTATTATAAGGAGAGATTGATTTATTCCGACGAGTGCCAAAGAGACCCACTGATAGATAATTCCAGAGCTCTGTGCTGTCACGGGGAACTGAAAAACAACAGGGGAGCG AAGTTTCACGTCTTCCTGTTTCAAGACGTTCTGGCCATCACAAGAACGATAACTCAAAATGAGAAGCCTTACTACCAGCTGTACCGGCAACCCATCCCAGTGAGAGATCTTGTTGTAGAAGACCTACAGGATGGAGAGGTGCGACTAGCGGGGTCGTTACGAGGAGCCTTTAGCAACAACGAGAGAA TTAAGAATTTCTTCCGAGTTGGCTTCAAAAACAATGTACACAGCCAGTCTTATTCTCTGCAAGCGAATGACAGTTTCAACAAGCAGCAGTGGCTCAACTGCATCCGACAAGCCAAAGAGTCTGTTTTATGTTCTGGGGGAGATGAAATGCTGACCTCAGAGGGACACTATTTAATATCTCCCGGTGTAAATAGAAACTCCCAGCCACCAACGAGGTTTGAGCAAATGGAACAATCGGACAGTATTTCAGACTGCAGCATGGACACGGGAGAGGTTGGCATGGACTGTGAGCACATGGAACAGACAGACTCAAATGCTGACAGCCGGCATGTGGAAAGCGATGTTTGA
- the ARHGEF3 gene encoding rho guanine nucleotide exchange factor 3 isoform X3, producing the protein MVAKDYPFYLTVKRANLTLEVKAAATPINGAEEPSTKRVKPLSRVTSLANLIPPVRATPLKRFSQSLQRSISFRSDSRPELFTPRPWARNAPPAITKRRDSKLWSETFDVCVNQVLTSKEIKRQEAIFELSQGEEDLIEDLKLAKKAYHDPMLKLSIMTEQELTQIFGTLDSLIPLHEDLLRRLREVRKPDGSTEHVGHVLVEWLPCLNSYDSYCSNQVAAKALLDHKKQDHRVQDFLQRCLESPFSRKLDLWNFLDIPRSRLVKYHLLLKEILRHTPNDHPDQQHLEEAINIIQGIVTEINVKTGESECHYYKERLIYSDECQRDPLIDNSRALCCHGELKNNRGAKFHVFLFQDVLAITRTITQNEKPYYQLYRQPIPVRDLVVEDLQDGEVRLAGSLRGAFSNNERIKNFFRVGFKNNVHSQSYSLQANDSFNKQQWLNCIRQAKESVLCSGGDEMLTSEGHYLISPGVNRNSQPPTRFEQMEQSDSISDCSMDTGEVGMDCEHMEQTDSNADSRHVESDV; encoded by the exons ATGGTGGCAAAGGATTACCCGTTCTACCTAACAGTCAAACGAGCAAACTTGACTCTGGAAGTGAAGGCTGCAGCTACTCCCATCAATGGAGCAGAG GAACCTAGTACTAAGCGGGTTAAACCACTGTCCAGAGTCACATCACTTGCCAACCTTATACCACCGGTGAGGGCAACACCCCTAAAACGCTTCAGCCAATCACTGCAG CGCTCCATAAGTTTCAGGAGTGATAGCCGGCCTGAATTGTTTACCCCTCGACCATGGGCAAGAAATGCCCCCCCTGCCATCACAAAACGAAGAGACAGCAAGTTATGGAGCGAGACCTTCGATGTTTGTGTCAACCAGGTCCTCACGTCTAAAGAAATCAAACGCCAGGAG GCTATTTTCGAGCTATCACAAGGAGAGGAAGATTTAATAGAAGATTTGAAGTTGGCAAAAAAG GCATACCATGACCCCATGCTGAAACTCTCAATAATGACAGAGCAGGAATTAACCCAAATATTCGGGACCTTGGACTCCCTTATCCCGCTGCATGAAG ATCTCCTTCGAAGGCTCCGTGAAGTCAGGAAACCTGACGGATCCACAGAGCATGTCGGCCACGTCTTAGTGGAATGG CTGCCCTGTTTAAACTCATATGACAGTTACTGCAGTAATCAGGTGGCAGCAAAAGCCCTTCTGGATCACAAGAAGCAGGACCACCGGGTGCAGGATTTCCTCCAGCGGTGCCTCGAGTCACCTTTTAGCCGCAAACTAGACCTATGGAATTTCCTTGACATCCCAAGAAGTAGACTTGTAAAGTATCATTTACTACTGAAAGAGATCCTGCGGCATACCCCCAACGATCACCCGGACCAACAGCATCTCGAAGAAGCT ATTAATATCATTCAAGGGATTGTGACAGAAATTAATGTAAAAACCGGGGAGTCCGAATGTCATTATTATAAGGAGAGATTGATTTATTCCGACGAGTGCCAAAGAGACCCACTGATAGATAATTCCAGAGCTCTGTGCTGTCACGGGGAACTGAAAAACAACAGGGGAGCG AAGTTTCACGTCTTCCTGTTTCAAGACGTTCTGGCCATCACAAGAACGATAACTCAAAATGAGAAGCCTTACTACCAGCTGTACCGGCAACCCATCCCAGTGAGAGATCTTGTTGTAGAAGACCTACAGGATGGAGAGGTGCGACTAGCGGGGTCGTTACGAGGAGCCTTTAGCAACAACGAGAGAA TTAAGAATTTCTTCCGAGTTGGCTTCAAAAACAATGTACACAGCCAGTCTTATTCTCTGCAAGCGAATGACAGTTTCAACAAGCAGCAGTGGCTCAACTGCATCCGACAAGCCAAAGAGTCTGTTTTATGTTCTGGGGGAGATGAAATGCTGACCTCAGAGGGACACTATTTAATATCTCCCGGTGTAAATAGAAACTCCCAGCCACCAACGAGGTTTGAGCAAATGGAACAATCGGACAGTATTTCAGACTGCAGCATGGACACGGGAGAGGTTGGCATGGACTGTGAGCACATGGAACAGACAGACTCAAATGCTGACAGCCGGCATGTGGAAAGCGATGTTTGA
- the ARHGEF3 gene encoding rho guanine nucleotide exchange factor 3 isoform X1 codes for MNQVMNGSLLGTRRRKRKQSSQERDDTISVCSLDTGDEPSTKRVKPLSRVTSLANLIPPVRATPLKRFSQSLQRSISFRSDSRPELFTPRPWARNAPPAITKRRDSKLWSETFDVCVNQVLTSKEIKRQEAIFELSQGEEDLIEDLKLAKKAYHDPMLKLSIMTEQELTQIFGTLDSLIPLHEDLLRRLREVRKPDGSTEHVGHVLVEWLPCLNSYDSYCSNQVAAKALLDHKKQDHRVQDFLQRCLESPFSRKLDLWNFLDIPRSRLVKYHLLLKEILRHTPNDHPDQQHLEEAINIIQGIVTEINVKTGESECHYYKERLIYSDECQRDPLIDNSRALCCHGELKNNRGAKFHVFLFQDVLAITRTITQNEKPYYQLYRQPIPVRDLVVEDLQDGEVRLAGSLRGAFSNNERIKNFFRVGFKNNVHSQSYSLQANDSFNKQQWLNCIRQAKESVLCSGGDEMLTSEGHYLISPGVNRNSQPPTRFEQMEQSDSISDCSMDTGEVGMDCEHMEQTDSNADSRHVESDV; via the exons GAACCTAGTACTAAGCGGGTTAAACCACTGTCCAGAGTCACATCACTTGCCAACCTTATACCACCGGTGAGGGCAACACCCCTAAAACGCTTCAGCCAATCACTGCAG CGCTCCATAAGTTTCAGGAGTGATAGCCGGCCTGAATTGTTTACCCCTCGACCATGGGCAAGAAATGCCCCCCCTGCCATCACAAAACGAAGAGACAGCAAGTTATGGAGCGAGACCTTCGATGTTTGTGTCAACCAGGTCCTCACGTCTAAAGAAATCAAACGCCAGGAG GCTATTTTCGAGCTATCACAAGGAGAGGAAGATTTAATAGAAGATTTGAAGTTGGCAAAAAAG GCATACCATGACCCCATGCTGAAACTCTCAATAATGACAGAGCAGGAATTAACCCAAATATTCGGGACCTTGGACTCCCTTATCCCGCTGCATGAAG ATCTCCTTCGAAGGCTCCGTGAAGTCAGGAAACCTGACGGATCCACAGAGCATGTCGGCCACGTCTTAGTGGAATGG CTGCCCTGTTTAAACTCATATGACAGTTACTGCAGTAATCAGGTGGCAGCAAAAGCCCTTCTGGATCACAAGAAGCAGGACCACCGGGTGCAGGATTTCCTCCAGCGGTGCCTCGAGTCACCTTTTAGCCGCAAACTAGACCTATGGAATTTCCTTGACATCCCAAGAAGTAGACTTGTAAAGTATCATTTACTACTGAAAGAGATCCTGCGGCATACCCCCAACGATCACCCGGACCAACAGCATCTCGAAGAAGCT ATTAATATCATTCAAGGGATTGTGACAGAAATTAATGTAAAAACCGGGGAGTCCGAATGTCATTATTATAAGGAGAGATTGATTTATTCCGACGAGTGCCAAAGAGACCCACTGATAGATAATTCCAGAGCTCTGTGCTGTCACGGGGAACTGAAAAACAACAGGGGAGCG AAGTTTCACGTCTTCCTGTTTCAAGACGTTCTGGCCATCACAAGAACGATAACTCAAAATGAGAAGCCTTACTACCAGCTGTACCGGCAACCCATCCCAGTGAGAGATCTTGTTGTAGAAGACCTACAGGATGGAGAGGTGCGACTAGCGGGGTCGTTACGAGGAGCCTTTAGCAACAACGAGAGAA TTAAGAATTTCTTCCGAGTTGGCTTCAAAAACAATGTACACAGCCAGTCTTATTCTCTGCAAGCGAATGACAGTTTCAACAAGCAGCAGTGGCTCAACTGCATCCGACAAGCCAAAGAGTCTGTTTTATGTTCTGGGGGAGATGAAATGCTGACCTCAGAGGGACACTATTTAATATCTCCCGGTGTAAATAGAAACTCCCAGCCACCAACGAGGTTTGAGCAAATGGAACAATCGGACAGTATTTCAGACTGCAGCATGGACACGGGAGAGGTTGGCATGGACTGTGAGCACATGGAACAGACAGACTCAAATGCTGACAGCCGGCATGTGGAAAGCGATGTTTGA